A single genomic interval of Chitinivibrionales bacterium harbors:
- a CDS encoding T9SS type A sorting domain-containing protein, which produces MIPKRMICISLTFLCVFGVSESVFSQAPQTIPYYSEWTKDSTPTLSWYAVSGASNYQIAIDDDPSFTAPIILDHTNGSTTYTPGSPLPLGVIWWKVSSSLNYNIYSETDSFEILFEHAPYIIPCTPDPTSNRKPRLEWSEVAGATHYFILIDSTPAFDSPFINKQTGSSGQDTFFIPSNDLPYGSIYWRVSSSYDSSQFSMPDQFEIINFEPACIARWSFDKGSGDSIYDSSGNNHNGYIHGATWTSGYNGNALRFDGDDFVQVANHPQLDIQKNITIVALIRPSIITGNHTIISKSDGSTLGYDIACNPSGNAYGRVGGAGNSNRYIMMNSPVLNNEWQDLALTFDGHTSKLYYSGELVASKNVDDSSGIVPHDLCIGKMADRNGDNFIGDIDELAIYNCALSATDISNLSYRPDTLSQEPRLVAYWSFDEGSGDTVSDAQGHNGFINGANWTNGIDGKALNFDGIDDYVEITGNPGDLRLQKYTIMAWIKPHVLLREYGAAYMADMFVYSTIHSNPSLSKGNCILFRDGKLTSSKASGGVGSWCHNQLEVPVMDGKWHQVAVSFDGTQQRLYYDGEPVLIWTCPEPVDYDNTAPTIGANPDQHISQGYFNGVIDEIVVYDQALHPDTVAQFYSIFASDTSKQLEINLGMKTAYAQPGQELWMPVYITNYEDYIEFNACQFTMNIDTAVVTFLEASKDSGIVSDWMLSCNEGAGNSINFALGGISTSLGYSEGELLRCKFRVKHQASGGSFSNLIISDIIVDESGLVTATSTLGRIIVDTVDVLYGDITGNRIVNAFDGAYILEHIVGNLMLPDPAVPNFTTMVADVSGNGAITSFDAALIFQHSVGLIPVFPVEQRSMGKVLSVMETASGTLQLVLNESTNQNEIAVDMRGRNLKGYVAGEFGVRYNPSLVNVDIGGDASSPLRGHNLAMGIDKPVNKFKIALAVNDDIDDNQELTLLTLTVPRKGTEDPTSALSLVSAEINEGAIPTNIPLGNLVGLKQGYSADNSGNIASRNMTMLFNNRILIWNDAKKPVSLSIYDLKGRLVFNDSFAPQARFVSIPLEQLSSGMYIYKIMRGSQPVVRHFIHNRK; this is translated from the coding sequence ATGATCCCCAAAAGAATGATATGCATATCGCTCACTTTTTTATGTGTCTTTGGCGTATCAGAATCAGTTTTTTCTCAGGCGCCTCAGACGATTCCATATTACTCTGAGTGGACAAAAGATTCAACTCCAACCCTGTCTTGGTATGCCGTATCGGGTGCAAGCAACTATCAGATAGCTATCGATGATGATCCATCATTTACTGCTCCGATAATTTTAGATCATACTAATGGTTCGACAACATATACTCCTGGATCACCCTTGCCCCTGGGGGTGATTTGGTGGAAAGTTTCAAGTTCACTCAATTATAATATTTATTCTGAGACAGATAGTTTTGAAATTTTATTTGAGCATGCTCCATATATCATTCCCTGTACCCCAGATCCTACTTCAAATAGGAAGCCGCGACTTGAATGGTCTGAAGTAGCCGGCGCAACACATTATTTTATCCTCATCGATAGCACTCCAGCCTTCGACAGTCCTTTTATTAACAAGCAGACAGGCAGCTCAGGACAAGATACATTCTTTATACCGAGTAATGATCTTCCTTATGGTTCAATTTACTGGAGAGTTTCCAGTTCCTATGACAGTTCACAGTTCTCAATGCCCGATCAATTTGAGATAATTAATTTTGAGCCTGCTTGTATAGCTCGCTGGTCCTTTGATAAGGGGAGCGGTGATTCTATATATGATTCAAGCGGTAATAATCATAATGGTTATATACATGGAGCAACCTGGACCTCAGGTTATAATGGAAACGCCCTTCGTTTTGATGGCGATGATTTTGTCCAGGTGGCAAACCATCCGCAACTTGATATTCAAAAGAATATTACAATTGTAGCCCTTATCAGACCTTCTATTATAACCGGCAATCATACAATAATCAGTAAATCTGATGGTTCGACTCTTGGTTACGATATTGCCTGCAATCCATCCGGTAATGCATATGGAAGGGTCGGAGGAGCCGGTAACTCCAATCGCTATATCATGATGAATTCACCGGTCCTTAATAATGAATGGCAAGATCTCGCTTTAACTTTCGATGGACATACTTCGAAACTCTATTATAGTGGTGAGCTTGTTGCAAGCAAAAATGTCGATGATTCATCGGGCATCGTACCGCATGACCTTTGTATTGGCAAAATGGCCGATAGAAATGGTGACAATTTTATCGGTGATATCGATGAGCTTGCTATCTATAATTGTGCCCTGAGTGCTACGGATATTTCAAATCTTTCCTATAGGCCCGATACGCTTTCGCAGGAACCTCGGCTTGTTGCTTATTGGTCGTTTGATGAGGGGAGCGGCGATACGGTTAGTGATGCTCAAGGTCATAATGGTTTCATAAACGGTGCAAATTGGACAAATGGGATAGATGGCAAAGCATTAAATTTTGACGGCATTGATGACTATGTAGAAATCACTGGAAACCCGGGCGATCTCCGGCTTCAGAAATATACAATTATGGCATGGATTAAACCGCACGTGCTGTTGAGAGAATATGGTGCAGCCTATATGGCCGATATGTTTGTTTATAGTACGATACATTCGAATCCAAGTTTGTCAAAAGGAAACTGTATCCTGTTCCGGGATGGTAAATTAACTTCATCGAAAGCCTCAGGCGGTGTTGGGAGCTGGTGTCATAATCAACTTGAAGTACCTGTTATGGACGGCAAGTGGCACCAGGTAGCCGTCAGCTTTGACGGTACTCAGCAACGGCTTTATTATGACGGCGAACCGGTATTAATATGGACGTGTCCGGAACCGGTCGATTATGATAATACCGCTCCCACTATCGGTGCCAACCCGGATCAACACATAAGCCAAGGGTATTTTAATGGTGTTATCGATGAAATTGTAGTTTACGATCAAGCGCTTCATCCGGATACTGTCGCTCAATTTTATTCCATTTTTGCGTCTGATACATCCAAACAACTCGAAATTAATCTCGGAATGAAAACTGCATATGCTCAACCTGGACAGGAGCTTTGGATGCCGGTTTATATTACTAACTATGAAGATTATATCGAGTTTAATGCATGTCAATTTACAATGAATATAGATACTGCGGTAGTTACTTTTCTTGAGGCATCAAAAGATAGCGGGATTGTTTCGGATTGGATGTTAAGCTGTAATGAAGGTGCTGGTAATTCAATCAATTTTGCCCTTGGCGGGATTTCTACTTCTCTCGGGTACAGCGAAGGTGAGCTGTTACGCTGCAAATTCAGGGTCAAACATCAGGCATCCGGGGGTAGTTTTTCGAATCTGATAATTTCAGATATTATCGTTGATGAATCGGGCCTTGTTACCGCAACATCAACACTAGGCAGAATTATCGTAGATACTGTTGATGTATTATATGGAGATATTACGGGTAATAGAATTGTTAATGCCTTTGACGGCGCATATATCCTTGAACATATCGTCGGTAACCTCATGCTTCCCGACCCCGCGGTTCCCAATTTCACCACCATGGTTGCGGATGTCAGTGGGAATGGTGCGATTACCAGTTTCGATGCTGCTTTGATATTTCAGCACAGTGTGGGGCTGATACCGGTTTTTCCGGTTGAGCAACGCAGCATGGGGAAGGTGTTGTCGGTAATGGAAACGGCATCGGGAACTCTTCAGCTTGTTTTAAACGAGAGTACGAATCAGAATGAAATTGCCGTGGATATGAGGGGCAGAAATCTGAAAGGATATGTTGCCGGTGAGTTCGGAGTTCGGTATAATCCATCCCTTGTTAACGTTGATATCGGCGGGGATGCATCCTCTCCACTTCGGGGCCATAATCTGGCAATGGGAATCGACAAACCTGTCAATAAATTCAAAATTGCCCTTGCTGTTAATGATGATATCGATGATAATCAGGAATTAACTCTTCTAACGCTTACCGTACCTCGAAAGGGCACTGAGGACCCGACCTCGGCCCTTTCACTTGTTTCTGCAGAGATAAATGAGGGTGCAATACCAACCAATATCCCTCTGGGAAATCTGGTCGGCCTTAAACAGGGATATTCGGCGGATAACTCCGGAAATATAGCATCACGAAATATGACAATGCTTTTCAACAACCGGATTCTGATCTGGAATGATGCCAAAAAACCGGTATCACTATCGATCTACGATCTTAAGGGAAGGCTTGTTTTCAACGACAGCTTTGCTCCCCAGGCCCGTTTTGTTTCAATACCATTGGAACAGTTGTCATCGGGGATGTACATCTATAAAATAATGCGCGGTTCTCAGCCGGTTGTCAGACATTTTATCCACAATAGAAAATAG